In the genome of Natronincola ferrireducens, the window ATAAAATATTACCTATTATTGAAGATAGAGTAGATGATTTTAAACTGAGGGTAGTTGTATCTATCCTTAAATATGCAAAAAAGGAATGAAAATATGATGGTTACATTACTAAAAAATGGTAAATTTTTAAACTTAAAAGAAGAAAACTGGATACAAGGGGATATATTAATTAAAGATGGTAAAATTGCTGATATGGGTAATATTGATACCTGCAATTTAGAAATTAATGAGACAATCGATGTAAGTAACAAGCTAATTATTCCTGGATTAATAAATGCCCATGTACATACTTATGCAGGTTTTTTAAAAGGAACCATTGATAGTGTACCACTGGATATTTATATGCTCTTAGCTATGGCGGGAGGGTCTTTTAGAAGTCCTAGGGAAATTTACGTATCAACAATGATAGATGCAATACAAATGCTAAAGACTGGAACAACCTCTGCCATCGATCATTTTTCTCAAAGACCTATTCAAGCTATTGAAGGTATTGATGCAGCAGCTCAAGCATTTATAGATGTTGGAATGAGGGCTACTATTGCTCCTATGTATTCAGACCTAAGTTTTTTTGAAACTGTACCCCTAGAAATAGGAGAGTTACCACAAGAGTTAAAAGGAAAGGCCAAGGGACCTATACAAACCCCTAAGGAATATGCAGAATTATGTAGAGAAGCTATTGAAAAATGGCATGGTAAAGATGGATTAATTAGAATAATGCTGGGGACCGATGGACCTCAACGTTGTAGCAGAGAACTTTTAGACTTTACTAAAGGACTAGAAGAACAATATAAGATAGGGTGGCATACTCATGTTCTAGAAGCAAAGACCCAGGCTATCATGTCCCATCGCTTATATGGCAAGGGTTTAATTGAGTATATGGATGAACTAGGTTTAATAAATGAAAGAACATCCTTGGTTCATTTTATCTGGGTTTCTGAAAAAGAAATAGATATTGTCAAAGATAGGGGTGCCAATGTGGTCCACTGCCCAAGTACAGCCCTACATTTGGGAAGTGGTATAACACCAGTTGACCAATTTATTCAAAAAGGTCTTAATGTTGCAATTGGTACAGATGGTGGCAACTGTGGCAATCTTAGCATGTTTGAAAAAATAAGATTAGCTGCCTTATTACACAAAGTTGGACAACCCAACTATGACCACTGGATTACAGCTATAGATGCTTTAAAGATGAATCTTAACAATGGAGCCCGTGCCATGATGCAAAGGGATGAAATTGGCAGTATCCAAGTAGGTAAGGAAGCGGATTTAGCTATATTAGATACCACCAGTATGCTATGGCAACCGATTAATAACATCACCCATCAATTGGTTTATGGAGAAAGTGGAAGTTCTGTAGAAATGGTTTTTGTTAAAGGAAAAAAAGTAATCGAAAATGGTAAAGCTGTATTTGTAAATGAAGAAGATATTATCTCAGAAGCAAGGGAAGCGGTGGAGAGGTTGCAATGGGATAATAAGGAGGCATTTGAATTAGCCAGAAGACAAATGCCTTATTTGAAAAAAATGTATTTGCGAACTGTAAAAGAAGACGTAGGATTCAATAGATTTACTCGTCCTCTTTTATAGGAATATACTTGATACTTTTGTCCTTAAGGGTAAGGATGTCAAGAACCTTTAATTTACTTAAACAAAAGGGGATTATAACCCTATTAGTAGAACTAGGAAAAGAAAAGCAACTAGGCAAACTGCACAATGCAAGCTTATCTTTTTCATATAATAGTTCCATAGGATTTATATAAATCAAATGATATAATAAAATTACAAAAAAACGTTTCCAAACTAATTTGTAATTAGTTTGGAATTGTTTTGTGCTTTTTTCAAATTCTAATAATATTGAGCTGAGCAGAAAATTATTAGAAATTTTATAAATACCTATAGAAAGGATGGAGAAGATGGATTTTATATCAGATGAAAAAATTATACACAGTATGTCTTCAACCAATGAACCAATAGCCGAAGTAAAGCCAGGAGAAACTTTCGTTGTAAAAACTAGAGGACCTGGAATACCAGATGAAGTTTTTGAAAAGGATTATAGTGATGGACAATATCCTCAGCGTATTTTGTCAATTACTGGACCTATTTACATTCAAGATGCTGAGCCTGGTGATGTATTAGAAATTGCTATTAACGATATTGAGTTCGATGAAGAAGGAAAAATGTGGATGGGACAATGGATGGGGATTTTGATGGATGAAGTACAAAAACCTTATCTGAGAAAAGTAAAAGTTAAGGATGGAAAGGCTTTCTTTTCAGAGGAAATTACCTTTCCTGTTAGACCGATGATAGGAACATTGGGGGTAGCTCCTTCTGAAGGAGAAATTGCTTGCCTATACCCAGGAGTTCATGGAGGCAATATGGATGTACCGTCGGTGGCACCAGGCAACAAGCTATATCTACCTGTTCAAGTGAAGGGAGCTTTGCTTGCCACAGGGGATGTTCATGCTGGCATGGGGGATGGAGAGGTTTTTGGAACAGGTATTGAAATTGGTAGTAAAGTTACCATGACGGTTAATGTTATCAAAGGTAAAAAATTAAGACATCCTATGGTGGAGACCCCTAATAGTTATGAAATTATCGTGTCTAATGAAGATTTAGTAGAAGCAACTAAAGAAGCAACTAGAGAAATGATTTCGTTTTTACAAGAAAGATTAAAGTTAACCTTTGAAGAAGCCTATGCATTGACAGGGCAGGTAGCAAACTTGAAGTTTGGACAAGTTGTGAATCCCATTTATACAATATCTATAGAAGTTAGCAAAAGTTTACTAGAAGGTCAACAATAAAAGGATTTTTTCAAAATAAAAAGGAGGGAAAAATATGGGTCCATTAATTACAGGTCCATGGTCAGGAATACCTAATTTATTACTAACAAATATTTTTGGTTTAGCAGTTATTGCAACAGGTGCTTATTTATCAGAAAAGCTTGGGAAAAAATATGCACCCTTTGTACTGGTTGGATTGTTATCAGGATTACAAATCATGGTTTCTTTTACATCGTCAAAATTTGTTGCTTTAACAGTAGGGGGAGTAGAGTTTTTCATTATTGCAGGTTCGTTAATGTATCCTATTCTTGCTTTAGGAGAGGACTACTTGAATGAATTTTATGGTAGAGAAATTGCTAAATCAGCTGTAACAGCACAATTTATAGTGCGAGCCTTATCTACAATTTTTCTAATTTGGTTAATATTCTTACCAGCACCATCCTTTGCTGAAGAAAACTTTACAATATTTAAGGATTTAATGGGTATTGTACCTAGAGTAGCGATTTCCAGTATGCTTGGTACATATATCGGAGGTCTCCTAAATGTTCACATCTTCGCTAAATTGAAGAAGAAAACAGAAGGTGGTATGCTTTGGCTCAGAACACTGGTTTCTACCATTGTAGGTCTTTTTGCAAATGCCATTATATTTACGCTATTAGCTTTTGCCTTTACTGTTCCTGCTTCGGCTTTGTTACAGATGATTTTAATATCAGCAACAGTTCGTATTATAACAGGATTTTTAGAAATTATTTTCCTATATGGTATGGCGATGCTAAGAGATAAGGGACTAATTTTACAAGCTGATGAACCTATTTTAGTAGGACCAGTAAAAAAAGATGAAGTAGTTAGTTAGTTTCTTGATAAATAGATTAAGATTATAGTAATCTAGATTATAGAAAATAGCCTAGAAAAAAACATAATTATAACTGCCCCATTAAGTCTATACCGATAATAGGTTTGTATAAGACACTTGATGGGGTGATTTTTATTTGAAGGCAATTGATGGAATAGTATAACTATAATTTATGTAAAAATTTTATACCAATAGAAAAATAATATAAAAGTCAATACAGAAGATATTTAGTATAGATTCTTTATATTATTTAAGGAATATGAGTCTTGTAGAAAATGGAGGAACTAAAAAATGAATACAATAAAGGAAACCTGTATATATAAAAACGTGAATAATTGCTGTATAAAAGCCGATCTATATCTTATTGAAAACAAAAAAGCACCAGTAATTATGTACATTCACGGCGGCGGCTTAATATGGGGAAGTAGAGAAAGTATTTTAGGACAGCAGGTGAAACTATACAACGAGGCCGGCTTCAACGTCATTTCTATCGATTATAGAGTAGCACCAGAAACAAAGTTGGAAAGTATTTTAGAGGATATTAAGGATGCTATCAATTGGGTTAAGGTGGAATGTACAAAGAAATACAATATAAATGCAGAAAAAATAGCTGTCGTAGGGAGTTCAGCAGGGGGGTATTTAGCTCTAATGACGGGAACTTTTGTAGATAAGCCTAAAGCGATAGTATCCTTTTATGGATATGGCAACCTATTAGACGATTGGTGTATTCAGCCCCACAGTTTTTATTGTAGAGAAATAATGATAAGTACAAAAGAAGCCCAAAATTACGTTAGTGATGGGGCTATCTCAGAAGGGGGGAGAGAAAGGTGGCTGTATTATTTATACTGTAGACAAAAGGGTGTTTGGACAAACGAAATAAGTGGCTATGATGTAGTTAAGGACAAAGAAAAGCTGCTAGACTTTTGTCCTATAAATAAAATTGGAAAAGATTATCCTCCTACGATGCTTCTACATGGGGATAAAGATGATGACGTTCCCTTCCAAGAATCTCTATTACTAAAGGAGAAGCTTGATGAGATGGAGGTTGAAAATAAATTAATTTTACTTAAAGGAAAGGGCCATGATTTTGATTGTCAAATGGAGGACATAGAAGTGAAAACAGCATTTAATAATGTAATCTTATTTTTAAAGGAGCATTTAAGATAACTCTTTTATAATTTCATAAAATCTTTAAGCTTCATTAAAGCCTCAAGAAGTTTGAAGTAAGTAAAAGTTAACAATGAAATCCCCTTTTGAAGATGATTTTCTAATCGTCAATATTGTTAAAAAATTTTTAGAGGTTTTCATACAATGAAAGCCTCTAAAAAATAAATTTGTGCAATATGCCCAATAAATTTAAAGTGTTTTGTGATAACAATACAATGAAAATACAATTAACCCGTGATATAATTAAGTTATAAAAACATTCGATGTTTTTAGACATAATTCGTCAAAAAATATTGCCTAAGTTTTAACAAACACCAATAATACTGATTAATATGGAGGTGATTGCTAAAAGGTCTATTTCAGTAAAGGAAAACGTTTTAAAAGGGTTTTACATATGATTTTAATAATAAAGATAGGTGGGATATGAAAATGAAAAAAAACTTTATGGTTTGGATTTGTATCGTACTCATTGCTGCATTATTGGTGGGTTGTAGTGGTGGAGGTAATGAAGCTTCCGGTGAAGAAGGAAACGGTGGGGCTAAAAGAAGAGAAAGTGTATCTTTTGCTACTAGTGGACAAGGTGGAACCTTCTATGTTGCAGGTTCAGGAATTGCTTCCTTAGTAAGCTCTAAGGTTGATGGACTTCAGGTTACAGCAGAAGTAACCCAAGGGGTTGTAGAAAACGTACGTCTTATGGCAACTGGTCAATCAGAAATGGGCTTTTCCTATGGTTCTACAGCCTATAATATGCAAAGAGGTTTAGCAGAATTTGAAGGACAACAATATGACGGTCTAAGGGCAGTAGCAAATATCCATGATGGTGCCCTACACTTTGTTACTTTAGAAAGAACAGGTATAAAAACTTTAGATGATTTAGTAGGTAAAAAAGTATCTGTTGGACCTCAGGGATCAGGAAGTGCAGCAGTAGCAGAAGAGTTTTTGACAGGTGTAGATTTATTTGATGCAATAGATATTCAATACTTAGGATTTAATGACTCTGCTTCAGCCCTTAGGGATGGACATATCGATGCTTTTATTATTGGAGGTACAACACCAGTACCAGCTTTAATTGAATTAGAGGCATCCCATAAAATGACATTAATTCCAGTGGATGAGGCAAGGATACAACAGTTTTTAGAAGCTCATCCCTACCATGTTCCTTATACTATTGCTGCAGAAGCCTATGAAAGTATTTCTGAGCCTGTACAAACAGTAGGTTATACAGTAATATGGGTGGCAAACGAGGATGTTCCAGAATGGGTAGTGCATGAAATGCTACAGGTGATGTTTGATGATGAAGGTAGAAACTATCTACAGAATGTTCAAGCTGGCTTTAAAGAAATGTCTCCTGGTATCGACAGATTCCAACATATTGCTCTTCCCCTTCATCCAGGAGCTGAGAAGTATTATAAGGAAGAAGGTTTAATGTAATAAAGAAATATGACAATATATTAGTAGGGCTAATGCCCTACTAATATATTGAAAGTAATAGATTGCTTTAAGTTTATAATCGACACAAAAATGTAACATAACAATAAAGGAGGTTTATTGATTTGCAAACAAAGCTTAATAAACAAATGATTATTAATATACTTGCTGCAACATTTTCCGGCGTATATATCTATCAAGCAGCTTTTGGTTTTTGGCAAGCCCATATCAGCCGTGGATTATATATTTTATTTGCCCTTGTACTTACCTTTTTAATTAATCCTAAGAGAAAAGGAGAAACTACACCTATTCTTCAGGCGATAGATTTGACCCTTATTGCAGTTTCCTGTGTAACAATACTCTACTATATGAAGAATTTTCCTAATATGGCGAAGAGTGCAGGTATGCCTTTAGGGACAACTGAACTTATTATGGGGATATTGGCTGTCATCCTAGTTTTGGAGGCTGGACGAAGAAGTGTAGGTTGGTCTTTAAGTATTATCGCTTCAGTATTTATAGTTTATAACTATTTTGGAAATTATATGCCAAACATTATTTATCATCGTGGATATAGTGTGAATAGAATTGTTAGTGTTATGTATGGAAGTACCGATGGTATTTTTGGTTCCGTTGCCAGTGTATTTTCAACCTTTATATTCTTATTCATTATTTTTGGCTCTTTTTTACAAAAGTCTGGAGCAGGACAATTTTTTATTGAGTTATCTAAAGCTGCTGTTGGAAGATTTACTGGAGGTGCTGGCCAGGCAGCTGTTGTTTCTAGCGGAATCCTAGGCTCAATTATGGGATCTTCCACTGCAAATACAGCAATAACAGGTGCTGTTACCATCCCCCTTATGGTTTCCAATGGCTATAAAAAACACGTAGCAGCAGGGGTAGAGGCAGTTGTCTCCATTGGAGGACAATTTCTACCACCTATTATGGGAGCAGCAGCCTTCTTGATGGCAGCCTTTATCGGTGTTCCTTATATAGAAATTGCTAGAGCGGGTTTAATCCCAGCTTTACTCTTCTTTGTTAGTATGATTTTTATGGTATACCTTGAAGCAAAACGATCTGGCTTAAAGGGACTTCCAAAGGAAGAAATCCCTAAGGCAAGTGATGTTTTAAAATCTGGATGGTATTTCTTTATACCGATAACAATTATTGCATATTTCTTAGGGATGGGATATTCTCCTTCTATGGCAGGGTTTTGGGCAATCGTTTCAACCTATGTAGTATCCTTTTTCAATAAAGAAAATCGTATGTCGGTAAAGGATGTGTATATGGCATTAGTTGATGGAGCCAAGGGTGCTTTAGCGATGTCAACGACAGCAGGAATTGTAGGGATTTTAGTAGCTGCCATTTCCTTACCAGGATTAGGGATGAAATTTAGTTCCATCATATTAGAACTTGCAGGAGGAAGACTACCTATAGCTTTACTTCTAGTAATGATAGCTAGTTTCTTTTTAGGAATGGGTATGAATGTAACGTCTGCCTACCTATTATTAGTAACACTAGCAGCCCCAGCTTTAGTAGATATGGGTGTTCCAATGATAGCAGCCCACTTCTTTGTATTCTGGACCAGTCAGCTGGCTGTAATTACGCCACCAGTATGTCTTTCAGCCTATGTGGCAGCAGCCATAGCGGAGGCAGATGTATGGGAGACAGGATGGTATTCTCTGAGAATGGGTTTAGCCATCTATTATTTACCGATAATGTTTGTATACATTCCTTCTCTATTATGGATTGGAGAGCCTAGTCAAATCTTCTTGGCTGCTTTAACAGCTCTATTAGGGGTATTAAGCTTCTCAGCTTTAACCCAAGGTTATTTATTATTAAGCACGAATTTACATGAAAGAATCATGCTAGGTATTGCTTCTCTTAGCCTGATGTTCTATGGTGTGTATTCAGATATAATAGGTTTAGGCTTAGTTGTAGCAGTTGTTGCATTACAGTTGTTAAGAAAAAATAAAAAGACTGCAGTTGTTACAGAGTAACTAACAATTAATACAGTAGTCAATTAATAACAAATTTGATTTGTCCTTTTCAAGAAAAACTATTAAGTAGTAATAGAATTTATAAGTAAGGATAAACCCTAGTAAACGGATATAGATGCAAACGCATATATGTCTATTTGCTAGGGTAATTTTATTGAATCAATTGTTGATTTTAGATAGGATTTATAGGTTTTTAAAGGCTTTCTTAATTTAATAGATTAATTTACAGAAATTATTGGTTATCTAAAATTGTATAAAGTCTATAATCTCCTATTTAGTTATAAAAAAATATTTATAAAATATTTATCTATACATTATAAATAAGGTATAATAATAAGAAGCCCCTCACAAGAACAACTAATTCCTACTATAATAAAGGATGATACAATGGAAATATATTATATTGATAGAAAAACTGGAGAAAAAAAAAGAGAAACTGTAGCTGGTGACAAATATTTACGCTGGATGTATGAAACAAAAACAGGAACTAATCTTTTAGAAGCAATAATAAAGAGAAAATTATTTTCTACTATATATGGCAAAATACAAGATCTATCCCTAAGCAGAAGAAAAATATCTGATTTCATTAAAAACCTAGAAATTGACATGACTGAAGCAGAATATGAGGATTTAAAACATTACAAAAATTTTAATGACTTTTTTACCAGAAGACTAAAAAAGAATAGTCGACCTATATGTCAAGAGAAGGATAGTTTTATCTCGCCGGGAGATGGAAGGATTTTTGCCTATGAAAATATTAATGTTGAAAAAATTTTGCAGGTGAAGGGACAACAATATCCTTTATGGAAACTAATAGAGGATAGAGGATTAGCAGAGGAATATGCCGGAGGCACCTGTATTGTTGTAAGGCTAAACCCTGCAGATTATCATCGGTTTCATTTCCCTGATGATGGCATACCTGATTCTTCGATAAAAATCACAGGGGCTTACTACTCAGTAAATCCCATAGCTTTAAGAAAAAGGACAGGTATATACTGTGAAAACAAAAGAGAAATAACCATATTCCAATCAAAAAATTTTGAGGAAATTGTTATGATCGAGGTTGGAGCCACCTGTGTAGGCACCATTATACAGACATATCAGCCGGGAAAAACTGTAAAAAAAGGAGAAGAAAAGGGTTATTTTAAATTTGGTGGTTCTACAGTCATATTATTTTTAAAGAAAAATAGGATAAAAATAGATGAGGATATTATTAACAATACAAATCAAGGCTTTGAAACAAAGGTTAAGATGGGGGAAAAAATAGGTGTAAAAATATAAATAAAAAAGGTTAAGGAGTTTCCTCAACCTTTTTATTTATACATAACAATTAAATAATTAACAAGAAGAACAACAGCAGGAAGCTGTTTCGAAGGTTGTAAACATAGTTGTTTTTGCTTTACATACTGGACAATCATCTTCTAACTCTCCAACCAATGTATAGCCACAGATATCACATACGTGAACAGTAGCTTCATCATAATCCTTGCCAGCATCTACAGCTTCCTTAGCAGCAGTAAATAGAGCTGCATGGGTCTTTTCTGCTTCTAGAGCGAATTGGAAGGAACGGATACTGCCTTTTTCAGCCTGCATATCAGCAACTGCTATAAAAGCAGGATACATTTGGGCTACTTCATAGTTTTCCCCATCAATTGCCCCTTGAAGATTTTCTGAGGTGTTGGTCATACCAAAACCTGCTCCAGCAGTAACTGAAGCTTCTCCAACTTCTTTTCTTAATTCTCTAAAATGATTTCCTGCGTGAACCTGTTCTGCGTAGGCTACAGCCTTAAAAAGATTTTGAACATTTGGGAAGCCTTCTTTTTTCGCTGCTTCACCCCATTGTAAATATCGCATGTGAGCCATGCTTTCTCCACCAAAAGCGGATTTTAAATTGTCAGCTGTCATTGGATTCATTATAATCTCCTCCTTAAAATTAAATAATTTTATAACATACACATAAAAAGCTATGCAATAACTCCATAAGATGTTTACCCTGCTAGTTACATTTTAAACAATAACTATAAAAAATTCTAGCATAAATTTATAAATATCCTAGTTACTTTAGAGATGTGAAAATTTCTAATAATCTATAGAATAATAGGGCAAAATTTTTTAAAGGGAAAAACAAAGCTTTTAGAAGGAAAGTGAAAAATAAAATAGAATGTTATCTCTATATTAAGATTAAAGGTTTGGAGGTTAAGCATGTTTATTAAACAGTTAAAGGATATTAATAAAAGCCTTTTGAACGAAACAATAGAAGCAGTGGTTCTCTTATCACAGATAAATGTAAAAACTACGAAAACCGATAAAAAATATGCTGATATGGTAATTCAGGATGTATCAAAGGTGATGGAGGCCAAATACTGGGATTATGAAGAAAATGAGGAAAAAATAAAGGGGTTTGGTAACAATCCAATTGTACAAATTCAAGGGATCGTAGGAGAATATAATGGTCAATTGCAACTTACCATTAGAAGTCTAGAAAAAGTAGACAGTGACAAAGTTACTATAAAGGATTTTATTCCAGCCAGCACCATAGATTTCAACAGTATGGAAAAGGCACTAAAGCAGTTTTACGACAAAATTGAGAAGCCACATCTTAGAGAACTTCTAGATAAGATGATTTTTTCAGAGGAGTTTTATCAAGATTTTTGTACCCATCATGCTGCTAAAAAGGTACATCATAATTTTTACCATGGACTTTTACAACATACTTTAGAGGTTTTAAAATTTGTCTACACAGTAGCTATAACAAAAAAGCTTCCTCAGCATCGAATAGATCGTCTCATTGTAATGACAATGCTCCATGACTGGGGAAAAATGCTGGAGTATAAAGAGCTTCCTGAATTGGGATTAACAGAAGAGGGGATGATGATAGGACACATTGTGCTAAGCGCCCATTACACTATGAATAAAATAAAGGAAATCCATAATTTTCCTGAAGAAGATAAATTAGTGATTATAAACGGTATACTGGGACATCATGGGAGTCTAGAATTTGGATCTCCTGTTTTGCCTAAGACAGTGGAAGCACAAATTCTACATGCTGGGGATAAAATGTCGGGAGACATTGAAAGTATTTTAGCTTTTATGAAGGAAGATACAGAAGAAGAGACCTTCACAAAGAAATTGTGGAATATGGGAACTGAATACTATAAAAAATAGAGAAGGTTGATTCCTTCTCTATTTTTATAAAAAACATTTAGTGATTTTCCCGATGCTCTACTAAATCTATAGCACCTAAAACCACATGGGCTAATCCAAATCCTATAATGCCAGCGGAGATCAAGGGCTGAATATTTTTTCTTTGCATCATAGTACCGGTGGCTGTAACAGCTGTACCTAAAACAGTTGGGATTAAGCCTTCTTGAATTTTCATACAATCCCTCCTTGTTTAAATTGATTAGCAATATTAGTATGCTGCTAAGGGAAATAAAATATGTTGTATTTAAAAAGCAACATAGGTATAAAATAACTTCTTTTAATAAAATTACAAAAATATGGCTATAAGAATATTGAAAATTAATGAATCCAATAGAAGTGAAAAAATATTGTAAAATTACAAAGAATTAACAGGATAAATATTAGAAAAATAAATTCAGTTATTCAAATCAAATATTGGTATTCCATACAAAAAACAACTTTGTAACAGATACAAAATAAATTCAAAATATTTTTAACTTTTTAAAAGAAGGAATTATTTAAAAAATATAGAATAGTATTACAGTGGACTGAGATAGTCCATAAAGCTGAAGTTAAATTCCACAGACTATCTTAATTGTAGCGATTTCAATTCAGAAGAAAAATCAGCTTATTTTAGTTAAAGGGGAGTATGTCTTTACAAGATGCGGTTTAGAGACATATTATCCTTTAAAATAAAAATAAAGGGGGATATTATTTTATGAAGAAAAGAAGTTTGCTACTTATGGTAGCACTAGTGTTAATTTTAAGTCTTGTAGTAGTGGGCTGCGGTGGTGGTGGTGCTACTGGTGGTGATGCCGGTGAAAGTGGTGAAGCTGAAGCTCCACGTCGTACACAAGAGTTATTGTTGGCTACTGGAGGTACTGCAGGTACATATTACCCATTGGGTGCAGCTATAGCTAACGTATGGAATGAGAATGTTGAAGGTATTAATGTAACAATTCAACCAACAGGAGCTTCAGTTGAAAATATTAGACTTCTTAACTCAGGAGACGCTGATCTTGTTATGGCTATGAACAATATTGCTGATGATGCATGGAAGGGTGTAGGCTCCTTTGATGGTCAAGTAATTCAAAGCTTTAGGGCAGTAGGCGTTATTTATCCAGAGATTATTCAGGGAGTTGGATTAGTTGAAAAAGGAGTTTTAACAGTAGAAGATCAAAAAGGTAAAACCGTAGCTGGTGGTCCTCCAGGAAGTGGTACAGCTGCTACAACACCCCATATTTTTAGGGCCTATGGTTTAGAGGATAATGATATGACGATTGTTAATGATACCTTTGGAGATGCTGTTGATAAAATGAAGGATGGACACCTTGATGCAGCTTGGAACGTACTAGGTGCTCCTGCATCTGCTATCGTAGATCTATTAACAACAAAGGAAATCGCTTTTCTGGAAATTAAAGGAGAGGCATTACAACAACTACAAAGTGAATTCCCACTGGTTGCACCCCATGTTATTCCTGCTGGAACCTACAACTACAGAGGTAATGATTATCCAGAAATTAACACAATCGCATTACAAGCAGTGCTTTATGCAAGAGATGACATGGATGAAGACTTAGTTTACGAATTAACAAAAAATATGTATGAGAAAAATTCTGACATAGCAAGATCCCATGCAACTGGAGAGCAAATTCAATTACAAAATGCTCTAAATGGGATCACAACAGATTTGCATCCAGGAGCTATCAAGTACTACAAGGAGCAAGGTTTAATGTAAGGTATTCAAAAGAATAAGCATGAGCCGAGCATACTATGCCCGGCTCAATTTTGGAGTAGGACAAGATGAAAAAAAATTTTTATTTCAACAGAGCTATAATACTATTAATTATCCTACTATTATTTTATCCTATAACCATATTACAAGTGATAGATGGTGGAGATAGAAACAATA includes:
- a CDS encoding phosphatidylserine decarboxylase — translated: MEIYYIDRKTGEKKRETVAGDKYLRWMYETKTGTNLLEAIIKRKLFSTIYGKIQDLSLSRRKISDFIKNLEIDMTEAEYEDLKHYKNFNDFFTRRLKKNSRPICQEKDSFISPGDGRIFAYENINVEKILQVKGQQYPLWKLIEDRGLAEEYAGGTCIVVRLNPADYHRFHFPDDGIPDSSIKITGAYYSVNPIALRKRTGIYCENKREITIFQSKNFEEIVMIEVGATCVGTIIQTYQPGKTVKKGEEKGYFKFGGSTVILFLKKNRIKIDEDIINNTNQGFETKVKMGEKIGVKI
- a CDS encoding rubrerythrin family protein — protein: MNPMTADNLKSAFGGESMAHMRYLQWGEAAKKEGFPNVQNLFKAVAYAEQVHAGNHFRELRKEVGEASVTAGAGFGMTNTSENLQGAIDGENYEVAQMYPAFIAVADMQAEKGSIRSFQFALEAEKTHAALFTAAKEAVDAGKDYDEATVHVCDICGYTLVGELEDDCPVCKAKTTMFTTFETASCCCSSC
- a CDS encoding 3'-5' exoribonuclease YhaM family protein, with protein sequence MFIKQLKDINKSLLNETIEAVVLLSQINVKTTKTDKKYADMVIQDVSKVMEAKYWDYEENEEKIKGFGNNPIVQIQGIVGEYNGQLQLTIRSLEKVDSDKVTIKDFIPASTIDFNSMEKALKQFYDKIEKPHLRELLDKMIFSEEFYQDFCTHHAAKKVHHNFYHGLLQHTLEVLKFVYTVAITKKLPQHRIDRLIVMTMLHDWGKMLEYKELPELGLTEEGMMIGHIVLSAHYTMNKIKEIHNFPEEDKLVIINGILGHHGSLEFGSPVLPKTVEAQILHAGDKMSGDIESILAFMKEDTEEETFTKKLWNMGTEYYKK
- a CDS encoding asparagine synthase — encoded protein: MKIQEGLIPTVLGTAVTATGTMMQRKNIQPLISAGIIGFGLAHVVLGAIDLVEHRENH
- a CDS encoding TAXI family TRAP transporter solute-binding subunit; protein product: MKKRSLLLMVALVLILSLVVVGCGGGGATGGDAGESGEAEAPRRTQELLLATGGTAGTYYPLGAAIANVWNENVEGINVTIQPTGASVENIRLLNSGDADLVMAMNNIADDAWKGVGSFDGQVIQSFRAVGVIYPEIIQGVGLVEKGVLTVEDQKGKTVAGGPPGSGTAATTPHIFRAYGLEDNDMTIVNDTFGDAVDKMKDGHLDAAWNVLGAPASAIVDLLTTKEIAFLEIKGEALQQLQSEFPLVAPHVIPAGTYNYRGNDYPEINTIALQAVLYARDDMDEDLVYELTKNMYEKNSDIARSHATGEQIQLQNALNGITTDLHPGAIKYYKEQGLM